CGGCCCTGTGCGTTCCTCAAAGGGCTTGAGCGTGGCAAAAATAATGCCGTTGTTAGCGCTGCTGCCGGTAAAGCTGAAGCCAGCGATGGCAAAAGTGCCAATCACCTCTGGTACCTGCAGAATTTGTTGCTCAACTTGGGCAATCACCTTATCGGTATAGTTCAGCGAAACCCCTTCAGGGCCTTGAATCAAAGTAATGAAATAGCCCTGATCTTCTTCAGGCAAAAAGCCAGCGGGCACTCGAGTAAAGAGCAGCCCCGTCAGGCCCAGCGCCAGAATAAACAGGCCAATCACTGCCGCTTTAAAGCGGGTTAGCACGTTGAGCGATCGCTGGTAGCGCCGCTGTGAACCATCCAAAAACCAGTTGAAGCCGTTGAAGAATCCTGCCAGTAGCCCAGGCGGGCGCGTATTGCGCCGCAGCAGCAGGGCAGCAAGGGAGGGAGTCAACGTCAACGCTAGGAAGGTTGAAACCGCGATTGAAAAGGCAATCGTTAGCGCAAACTGCTGATAAAGCGCCCCTGTAGTTCCCGGGAAAAACGCCACCGGAATAAACACAGCCATCAGCACCAGCGAGGTAGCGACTACCGCTCCACTAAGCTCGCGCATCGAATCAATTGCCGCCTGCCTGGGACTCAAATCGCGGGTGTTGATCAGGCGGCTAATGTTTTCCACGACGATGATCGCATCATCGACCACCATCCCGGTGGCCAGGGTCAGGCCAAACAGGGTCAAAGTGTTGATGGAAAAGCCAAACAGCTTGACAAAGATAAAGGTGCCAATCAGAGAGGTTGGAATGGTGATGGCCGGAATGAGGGTGGTGCGCCAGTCTTGCAGGAAGACAAAGATCACCAGCACTACTAGGACAATTGCCTCAATTAGGGTCTTGACTACCTCCTGCATCGACTCTTCGACAAACGTGGTGGTGTCAAACGCAACCTGATACTGCATGCCTGTTGGAAACTGCTCTGACAGCCGCGCCAGTTCTGTTTTGACGGCACGAGCCACCTCTAGCGCATTGCTGCCCGGCAGCTGGCTAATGCCCAAGCCCACCGCATCGTTAGCCCGGAACCGCAGAATCGTACTGTAGTCCTGCGCCCCTAGCTCTACTCGGCCTACATCTCGAAATTGCACCAGCGTTCCGTCGTCTTCGGTTCTGAGCACAATCTGCTCAAACTGAGAGGCATCAGTCAGGCGACTGACGGCTTCTAGGTCTAGCTGGTATTCCTGGTCGGTAGCGTTTGGGGTTTGGCCTAGACGGCCCGCCCCCACCTGCAGGTTTTGCTCGTTTAAGGCCGTAACCACGTCTTGGGTAGTCAGACCCCGGCTGGCTAACCGTTCTGGGTCTATCCACAAACGCATGGCGTAGCGCCGCTCGCCAAACACCTGCACGTCCCCTACCCCGTTCAGCCGCCGCAGGGCGTCCACGATGTAGAGGTCGGCGTAGTTGCTCAGAAATAGAGGCGTGTACTGGTTATTGTCTGAAAATAGGCCAATGGCGAGGAGAAAGCCGCTGGACTGTTTGGTGACAGTGACGCCAGTGCGCTGAACTGGCTCTGGCAACTGGGCCTCGGCCACTGAAAGCTGATTTTGAAC
The nucleotide sequence above comes from Pseudanabaena sp. FACHB-2040. Encoded proteins:
- a CDS encoding efflux RND transporter permease subunit, yielding MFAELFIKRPVVATVCAFIILLLGAIVIPTLPIAQYPEIAPPQVSVTANYTGASADVVESSVTNLLEREINGIEGVRYISSSSSNSGLSTINVTFEPGRDIDLAAIDVQNQLSVAEAQLPEPVQRTGVTVTKQSSGFLLAIGLFSDNNQYTPLFLSNYADLYIVDALRRLNGVGDVQVFGERRYAMRLWIDPERLASRGLTTQDVVTALNEQNLQVGAGRLGQTPNATDQEYQLDLEAVSRLTDASQFEQIVLRTEDDGTLVQFRDVGRVELGAQDYSTILRFRANDAVGLGISQLPGSNALEVARAVKTELARLSEQFPTGMQYQVAFDTTTFVEESMQEVVKTLIEAIVLVVLVIFVFLQDWRTTLIPAITIPTSLIGTFIFVKLFGFSINTLTLFGLTLATGMVVDDAIIVVENISRLINTRDLSPRQAAIDSMRELSGAVVATSLVLMAVFIPVAFFPGTTGALYQQFALTIAFSIAVSTFLALTLTPSLAALLLRRNTRPPGLLAGFFNGFNWFLDGSQRRYQRSLNVLTRFKAAVIGLFILALGLTGLLFTRVPAGFLPEEDQGYFITLIQGPEGVSLNYTDKVIAQVEQQILQVPEVIGTFAIAGFSFTGSSANNGIIFATLKPFEERTGPEQSVQAIIGQLFGQFMGITEARVLPLNPPPIQGLGTFGGFTFQLQDQRGTADLNSLLGAAYQMIGQANQTPALQQVFTTFAASTPKLSIEVDRNLAQAQQVSVNDIFSTLQTAIGSQYVNDFTLGQRNYRVYVQADQQFRSNPGDISRLYVRSATGTMVPLSSLVTVTPQTGAQTITHFDLFRSIEITGSAAPGYSSGDALNAMEELAAQLPPGFSYAWAGTSLEEKESGGQATIIFGLGLVFVFLVLAAQYENYIDPLIIMLAVPLAIMGALLAQSLRGLENDVYCQVGLVMLIGLASKNSILIVEFANQLREQGLSVTKAAVEAAQDRLRPILMTAISTLIGIFPLVVATGAGAGSRQSLGTAVFGGMLIATFLTLFMVPTLYIVITNFRIRLLGQGDSDRRVEREEAVLPGSRL